From a single Planctellipticum variicoloris genomic region:
- a CDS encoding c-type cytochrome domain-containing protein translates to MRRLLAVFASCLLAVLAAQPVQAQDDLEAKISAQRAAADEAGARKAAGQPALDAAREKARQLAQTVTDLKLAFSKAEVVAKDLEGKLPGLKDAATKAAEAKTAAETESAAAAKAAEEAKGKDNEKELADKAKAAADKLAAAAKAAEDAQKAATDAEAQLASSKAIVAAHPEKLKAAEAEVAAHVAPLQQAEEAFAALTAEHIARQRDLELTLIGAGRLVSFANQVAPIFSQRCVACHNARTAKGRFNMENYANVMKGGESGDAVVVGKPDDSLVFSMCADGSMPKDADPLTPEQTALIKKWIETGATLDAGLSPSAMLITIIPKPVQPNPPESYRVPVPIMAVAFSPDGNLVASSGYREVILWNAADGALVRRITNLAERPHDIRFTADGAQIAVAAGTPGQLGEVKLFNVADGALLADFFTTDDEVFACAFSPDGTRLAAACADRSVRVFDVATRKQQLQVEDHADWVMDVAWSPDGKLLATASRDKTSKVFNSTTGESQTTFNTHQQPVFGVAFSPDGAQVATSGRDNRIRTWNPADGKQVREIGGFGGEVFRIVVQPDGTIFSGCSDKQVRLHKLADGAVVRAFPGHTDWVYSVSAHPASKRVVSGSHDGEIRIWNIEDGKGIVTFLAAPGYKTPVAAK, encoded by the coding sequence ATGCGTCGACTCCTTGCCGTCTTTGCGTCGTGTCTGCTCGCCGTCCTGGCCGCGCAGCCGGTTCAGGCCCAGGACGATCTGGAAGCGAAAATCTCCGCCCAGCGGGCTGCCGCCGACGAAGCCGGCGCTCGGAAGGCGGCCGGTCAGCCGGCCTTGGACGCAGCTCGCGAAAAGGCAAGACAGCTCGCGCAGACCGTCACCGATCTCAAGCTGGCCTTCTCGAAAGCCGAGGTCGTCGCCAAGGATCTCGAAGGAAAGCTGCCCGGCCTGAAAGACGCGGCGACCAAGGCCGCCGAAGCGAAAACCGCCGCCGAAACCGAATCGGCCGCCGCTGCGAAAGCGGCCGAAGAAGCCAAGGGCAAAGACAACGAAAAGGAACTGGCGGACAAGGCCAAAGCCGCCGCCGACAAGTTAGCTGCTGCGGCCAAGGCCGCGGAAGATGCTCAGAAAGCCGCGACGGACGCCGAAGCTCAGCTCGCCAGCAGCAAAGCGATCGTGGCGGCTCATCCCGAGAAACTGAAAGCCGCCGAGGCCGAAGTGGCCGCTCATGTTGCTCCGCTGCAGCAGGCCGAGGAGGCTTTTGCGGCCTTGACGGCCGAGCACATTGCCCGCCAGCGCGATCTGGAACTGACGTTGATCGGTGCGGGGCGGCTGGTCTCGTTCGCCAATCAGGTGGCTCCGATCTTTTCCCAGCGCTGCGTCGCCTGCCACAACGCCCGGACGGCGAAAGGGCGGTTTAATATGGAGAACTACGCGAACGTCATGAAGGGGGGCGAATCGGGGGATGCCGTGGTTGTCGGCAAGCCCGACGATTCACTGGTCTTCTCGATGTGTGCCGATGGGTCGATGCCCAAGGACGCCGATCCGCTGACTCCCGAGCAAACCGCGTTGATTAAGAAGTGGATTGAGACCGGCGCGACGCTGGACGCGGGGCTGAGCCCCTCGGCGATGCTGATCACGATCATTCCGAAGCCCGTGCAGCCGAACCCGCCTGAAAGTTACCGCGTGCCGGTCCCGATCATGGCAGTGGCCTTCAGCCCGGACGGAAATCTGGTCGCCAGTTCGGGTTACCGCGAAGTCATTCTGTGGAACGCGGCCGACGGGGCGCTCGTCCGGCGGATCACGAATCTGGCCGAACGTCCGCACGACATTCGATTTACGGCCGACGGCGCGCAGATCGCAGTTGCCGCTGGCACGCCCGGTCAGCTCGGTGAAGTGAAGTTGTTCAATGTCGCTGACGGAGCCTTGCTGGCTGACTTCTTCACGACCGACGACGAAGTCTTTGCCTGTGCGTTCAGCCCGGATGGAACACGACTGGCCGCGGCCTGCGCCGACCGATCTGTCCGAGTGTTCGACGTGGCGACGCGAAAGCAACAGCTCCAGGTCGAAGACCACGCCGACTGGGTGATGGACGTTGCCTGGTCGCCGGACGGCAAGCTGCTGGCGACAGCCAGCCGGGACAAGACCTCCAAAGTCTTCAACAGCACGACAGGGGAAAGCCAGACGACGTTCAACACGCATCAGCAGCCGGTTTTCGGCGTGGCTTTCTCACCCGACGGAGCACAAGTCGCAACCAGCGGCCGGGACAACCGGATCCGGACCTGGAACCCGGCCGATGGCAAGCAGGTTCGCGAAATCGGCGGCTTCGGCGGTGAAGTCTTCCGGATCGTGGTCCAGCCCGACGGGACGATCTTCAGCGGCTGCTCTGACAAGCAGGTCAGACTGCACAAGCTGGCCGACGGAGCCGTGGTGCGGGCCTTTCCGGGGCATACCGACTGGGTCTATTCGGTCTCCGCCCACCCGGCGAGCAAGCGAGTCGTCAGCGGCAGCCACGACGGAGAGATCCGGATCTGGAACATTGAGGACGGCAAGGGAATCGTGACGTTCCTGGCCGCTCCGGGCTACAAGACGCCGGTGGCGGCCAAGTAG
- a CDS encoding methyltransferase: protein MAGQSERRKGKAGQEDDELDPNFVLRARRQEQLLIDLLPELAGERVICNTVGRAQFAETYARLRPAATVRCLFLDLYQRNLAADAIFRDLHVPYEDDDGDDDTLYGAADPIEPVVESSAEEPDEVWTPPLANLFLDCEPDFPDEEVDLAALAFGRFGEAELTRDLLQQAHRRLAVGGRLVASTDHDDDQWLHAELKRLFPKVTRRPIRKKGTLYLATRVDEPVKYKSFDCEFAFRDQGRLIKAFSRPSVFSHRRIDTGARALINAMEIRPRMKVLDIGCGAGVVGIAAALRAENVDVTAVDCNPRAVQSAERGAAANGVSDRFEGLLDADGSHLEANWFDLSLANPPYFSNWRIAEHFLQASLWGLKPLGEILVVTKTPHWFAERMPQLFTHVEGEQVKDYWLIRGQKPADTRVRQPDGTVDPRVSPDP, encoded by the coding sequence GTGGCTGGTCAATCGGAACGTCGGAAGGGGAAGGCCGGGCAGGAGGACGACGAGCTCGATCCGAATTTCGTGCTGCGCGCTCGCAGGCAGGAGCAGCTCCTGATCGATCTGCTCCCCGAACTGGCCGGCGAGCGCGTGATCTGCAATACCGTCGGCCGCGCCCAGTTCGCCGAGACGTACGCCCGGTTGCGCCCGGCGGCCACCGTGCGCTGCCTGTTTCTGGATCTCTACCAGCGCAATCTGGCGGCCGATGCGATCTTCCGGGATCTGCACGTCCCCTATGAAGACGACGATGGGGACGATGACACGCTCTACGGGGCGGCCGATCCGATTGAGCCGGTCGTCGAGTCTTCCGCGGAGGAACCCGATGAAGTCTGGACGCCGCCGCTGGCGAACCTGTTCCTCGATTGCGAGCCGGATTTTCCGGACGAGGAAGTCGATCTGGCGGCGCTGGCGTTCGGGCGGTTCGGCGAGGCCGAACTGACGCGCGATCTGCTGCAGCAGGCTCACCGGCGGTTGGCGGTGGGGGGGCGGCTGGTGGCGTCGACCGACCACGACGACGATCAATGGCTGCACGCCGAACTGAAACGGCTGTTTCCCAAAGTGACCCGTCGGCCAATCCGGAAGAAGGGCACGCTTTATCTGGCGACGCGCGTCGACGAGCCGGTGAAGTACAAGTCGTTCGACTGCGAATTCGCTTTCCGCGACCAGGGCCGGCTCATCAAGGCGTTCAGCCGGCCGTCGGTCTTCAGTCACCGCCGGATCGACACCGGCGCCCGGGCGCTGATCAACGCCATGGAAATCCGGCCCCGCATGAAGGTGCTGGATATCGGCTGTGGAGCGGGAGTCGTCGGCATCGCGGCGGCTCTGCGGGCTGAAAACGTGGACGTGACCGCCGTGGACTGCAATCCGCGGGCGGTGCAGAGCGCCGAACGGGGCGCGGCGGCTAACGGGGTCAGCGATCGTTTCGAAGGTCTGCTGGACGCCGACGGCAGTCACCTGGAAGCCAACTGGTTCGACCTGTCGCTGGCGAATCCGCCGTACTTTTCGAACTGGCGGATCGCGGAGCACTTCCTGCAGGCGTCGCTCTGGGGGCTGAAGCCGCTCGGAGAAATCCTGGTTGTGACCAAGACGCCGCACTGGTTCGCCGAGCGGATGCCGCAGCTCTTCACGCACGTCGAGGGAGAGCAGGTCAAGGACTACTGGTTGATTCGAGGGCAAAAGCCGGCGGACACGCGCGTCCGCCAGCCGGACGGAACGGTGGATCCACGCGTTTCCCCCGACCCTTGA
- a CDS encoding class I SAM-dependent rRNA methyltransferase, which translates to MTAAMDVETGLPEEAVLKLPEVILKPRNALPFFNHHPWVYQGAVQQVIGEAAPGAEVLLRSDKGQFIARGLFNPFSNIRVRLYSWNETLPLDEALWSSRLDDAIALRRALHGEFTPDLACRLVNSEGDLLSGLTIDRYGDWLLVQLTSLALYERKDLFLKLLQEKLQPKGIWLRTEKGIRAAEGLEVADGLLAGEPPPRPLFISENGIRFGLDVAEGQKTGFFLDQRENRLFFSQFVRGAKVLDMFSYTGGFALNALVHGGAREVVAVDVSESALQLARSNADLNGVGDRLKTLKSDGFKALEGIAATDERFDAVILDPPKMARHRAGVDAALRGYLSLNQLAMNVIKPGGWLLTCSCSGHVDQGMFLEVLGRAAIQAGRHLQFLAVRGPSSDHPRSAHCLESDYLKCVMCRVV; encoded by the coding sequence ATGACTGCCGCTATGGACGTGGAAACCGGGCTGCCTGAAGAAGCGGTTCTGAAGCTGCCCGAGGTGATTCTGAAGCCGCGGAACGCCCTGCCGTTCTTCAACCACCATCCCTGGGTTTACCAGGGAGCGGTGCAGCAGGTCATCGGCGAGGCCGCTCCCGGCGCCGAGGTCCTGCTCCGGTCTGACAAGGGGCAGTTCATCGCCCGCGGCCTGTTCAATCCCTTCAGCAACATTCGCGTCCGGCTCTATTCCTGGAATGAAACGCTGCCGCTCGACGAAGCGCTCTGGTCCAGCCGGTTGGACGACGCGATCGCCCTCAGGCGGGCGCTGCATGGAGAGTTCACGCCGGATCTGGCCTGCCGGCTGGTCAACAGCGAAGGGGATCTGCTGTCGGGGCTGACGATCGACCGCTACGGCGACTGGCTGCTCGTGCAGCTCACCAGCCTGGCCCTCTACGAACGGAAGGATCTGTTCCTGAAACTGCTGCAGGAAAAACTGCAGCCGAAAGGAATCTGGCTGCGGACCGAGAAGGGGATTCGGGCCGCCGAAGGGCTGGAAGTCGCCGACGGGCTGCTGGCGGGCGAACCGCCTCCCCGGCCGCTGTTCATCTCCGAAAACGGCATCCGTTTCGGACTGGACGTCGCCGAGGGGCAGAAGACCGGCTTCTTTCTCGATCAGCGGGAAAACCGGCTGTTCTTCAGCCAGTTCGTGCGGGGCGCAAAAGTCCTCGACATGTTTTCCTACACGGGCGGCTTCGCACTCAATGCACTCGTCCACGGCGGCGCGCGCGAAGTCGTCGCGGTCGACGTCTCCGAGTCGGCCCTGCAACTGGCTCGGTCCAATGCGGACCTGAATGGCGTGGGGGACCGGCTGAAGACGCTCAAGAGCGACGGCTTTAAGGCCCTGGAAGGGATTGCGGCGACGGACGAACGCTTCGACGCAGTGATCCTCGATCCGCCGAAAATGGCCCGGCATCGGGCCGGGGTCGACGCTGCGCTGCGGGGCTACCTGAGCCTCAATCAGCTTGCGATGAACGTGATCAAGCCGGGCGGGTGGCTGCTGACCTGCAGTTGCTCGGGGCACGTCGATCAGGGCATGTTTCTGGAAGTGCTGGGGCGGGCGGCCATTCAGGCGGGCCGGCATCTGCAGTTCCTGGCCGTGCGGGGTCCGTCGTCGGACCATCCCCGTTCGGCCCATTGCCTGGAGAGCGATTATCTGAAGTGCGTCATGTGCCGGGTGGTGTAG
- a CDS encoding response regulator, producing the protein MTQISRVLIADDNLQNCELLDAYLADEPYEIAMAYDGQETLAKVAEFQPDLILLDIMMPKLSGYEVCQRLRKDPATRAIPVLMVTALNEMGDIEKAVQAGADDFLTKPVNRLELLTRVKSLLRVRHLTNERDRLLAYLEEIEGAGVKTLGLK; encoded by the coding sequence ATGACGCAGATTTCCCGAGTGCTGATTGCGGACGACAACTTGCAGAACTGCGAGTTGCTCGACGCGTATCTGGCGGATGAACCGTACGAAATCGCCATGGCCTACGATGGTCAGGAGACATTGGCCAAAGTCGCCGAGTTCCAGCCGGACCTGATCCTGCTGGACATCATGATGCCCAAGCTGAGCGGGTACGAAGTCTGCCAGCGGCTGCGGAAGGATCCCGCCACGCGGGCTATTCCCGTGCTGATGGTCACCGCGCTCAACGAAATGGGTGACATCGAGAAGGCGGTGCAGGCCGGCGCCGACGACTTTCTCACGAAGCCGGTCAATCGGCTGGAACTGCTGACCCGCGTGAAGTCGCTGCTGCGGGTCCGGCACCTGACCAACGAACGGGACCGGCTGCTGGCCTACCTCGAAGAGATCGAAGGAGCCGGGGTGAAGACGCTCGGGCTCAAATAA
- a CDS encoding type II toxin-antitoxin system PemK/MazF family toxin, translating to MSQRGNIVLVSFPYSDGSGAKIRPALVVQNDADNQRLDNTVVAMITGNTAHAHEATQLLVDPATSDGLQSGLHGPSAVKCSVLGRVDIPLSEISWNCNDLAA from the coding sequence ATGAGCCAGCGGGGCAACATTGTCCTGGTCAGTTTCCCGTATTCTGACGGCAGCGGCGCGAAGATTCGTCCCGCGCTGGTCGTGCAGAACGATGCCGACAATCAGCGACTCGACAATACGGTCGTCGCGATGATTACCGGCAATACGGCTCATGCACATGAGGCGACGCAATTGTTGGTTGATCCGGCAACTTCGGATGGCCTACAGTCCGGCCTTCACGGCCCGTCGGCCGTCAAATGCAGCGTGCTAGGGCGTGTGGACATTCCTCTTTCGGAGATTTCCTGGAATTGCAATGATCTTGCGGCTTGA
- a CDS encoding IS5 family transposase, protein MEDLAVPPRHALTDEQWDRIRNLLPGKPGDPGRSGEDNRLFVDAVLYVAKTGVPWRDLPERFGNWNSVWRRFDRWCENGVWEAVVRELGELDLEELQLDSTSIKVHLAAVGGRREAEEKKKTRTAVAALAALAEV, encoded by the coding sequence ATGGAGGACCTCGCAGTGCCGCCGCGACATGCTCTCACGGATGAACAATGGGATCGTATCCGGAATTTGCTTCCTGGAAAGCCGGGCGATCCCGGCCGGTCCGGGGAGGACAATCGGCTGTTCGTGGACGCCGTTTTGTACGTGGCCAAAACGGGAGTGCCCTGGCGCGATCTGCCGGAGCGTTTTGGCAACTGGAACTCCGTCTGGCGGCGGTTTGATCGCTGGTGCGAGAACGGGGTCTGGGAGGCCGTCGTCCGGGAGCTCGGCGAACTCGATCTTGAGGAACTGCAACTCGATTCGACATCGATCAAGGTCCATCTGGCCGCCGTTGGCGGCCGACGCGAAGCGGAGGAAAAAAAGAAGACGCGGACCGCCGTCGCGGCGTTGGCCGCTCTCGCGGAGGTCTGA
- a CDS encoding IS5 family transposase translates to MDQGPSGRRWRPTRSGGKKEDADRRRGVGRSRGGLNTKIHAAVEKNGHLAAMHLSPGQDGDGPHGRALLESFEPGQIEHVIADTAYDGDETRDQIRKLQAKACIKPHKNRKTRKRYDKQRYKHRNQVERFFNRIKQFRRVATRYEKTLENFAGFVWLAALMVDVL, encoded by the coding sequence ATCGATCAAGGTCCATCTGGCCGCCGTTGGCGGCCGACGCGAAGCGGAGGAAAAAAAGAAGACGCGGACCGCCGTCGCGGCGTTGGCCGCTCTCGCGGAGGTCTGAACACCAAAATCCACGCGGCGGTGGAAAAGAACGGACATCTGGCGGCCATGCACCTGAGTCCCGGGCAGGACGGAGACGGCCCTCATGGCCGCGCGCTGCTCGAATCGTTCGAACCCGGACAAATCGAACACGTGATCGCAGATACGGCCTACGACGGAGATGAAACGCGAGACCAGATCCGGAAACTGCAGGCGAAAGCCTGCATCAAGCCCCACAAGAACCGCAAGACCAGGAAGCGCTACGACAAGCAGCGCTACAAACACCGCAACCAGGTGGAACGCTTCTTCAACCGCATCAAACAGTTTCGCCGCGTGGCCACACGTTACGAAAAGACCCTCGAAAACTTCGCCGGCTTCGTCTGGCTGGCGGCGCTCATGGTCGATGTCCTATGA
- a CDS encoding CocE/NonD family hydrolase has protein sequence MSLEVECPECGLRYKVKDALAGRKIRCRECSAAIVVPTADDADDWGEVAELPARRKTGKKAASRSSSDGGLSPAMKWLLGIAGAGFLCMVTCCGIGAWQVSRLGHQFIGEVKVPPGQTFAQWRAGFRTKLIQQGPAPQDYDDGETPPENVEEILYPSGDLNLKAWVYRPPEVAEPRPALVFLHGGFAFGEADLTEACAPFIEAGYVVMTPMLRGENGNPGSYELFLGEVDDARAAVKWLAAQPYVNPQRIYVFGHSVGGGVASVLPLLDDVPMRHSGSSGGLYDHATFLAWQFDDTVPFENNPMECSVRLLVGNSQFLQRPHYAYLGTDDESFHETGERLQKEAGPAGKFTLEMIPGDHFDSFEEAIRRYLAVAEQDAPAK, from the coding sequence ATGTCGCTGGAGGTCGAATGCCCGGAATGCGGGCTGCGGTACAAAGTGAAGGACGCGCTCGCCGGGCGGAAAATCCGCTGCCGGGAGTGCTCCGCCGCGATCGTCGTACCGACCGCCGATGACGCCGACGACTGGGGCGAAGTCGCGGAGCTCCCCGCCCGGCGGAAGACCGGCAAAAAAGCCGCTTCCAGGTCTTCCAGCGACGGCGGCCTGAGCCCCGCCATGAAGTGGCTGCTCGGCATCGCCGGCGCCGGTTTCCTCTGCATGGTCACCTGCTGCGGCATCGGCGCCTGGCAGGTTTCGCGTCTCGGCCATCAGTTCATCGGCGAGGTCAAAGTTCCTCCGGGGCAGACGTTCGCCCAGTGGCGGGCCGGCTTTCGCACAAAACTCATCCAACAGGGACCGGCCCCGCAGGACTACGACGATGGGGAGACTCCCCCCGAAAACGTCGAGGAAATCCTGTACCCTTCGGGCGATCTGAACCTGAAGGCCTGGGTCTACCGTCCGCCGGAAGTCGCAGAACCCCGCCCGGCCCTGGTCTTCCTGCACGGCGGCTTCGCGTTCGGCGAAGCCGACCTGACGGAAGCCTGTGCACCGTTCATCGAGGCGGGCTACGTGGTCATGACCCCCATGCTCCGCGGCGAAAACGGCAATCCCGGCAGCTACGAGCTGTTCCTGGGGGAAGTCGACGACGCCCGGGCGGCCGTCAAATGGCTCGCCGCCCAGCCTTACGTGAATCCGCAGCGGATCTACGTATTCGGCCACAGCGTCGGCGGCGGCGTGGCGTCGGTCCTGCCGCTGCTGGACGACGTCCCGATGCGGCACAGCGGCAGCTCGGGCGGACTGTACGACCACGCCACGTTCCTGGCCTGGCAGTTCGACGACACGGTTCCGTTCGAAAACAACCCGATGGAATGCTCCGTCCGCCTGCTGGTCGGCAACTCCCAGTTCCTGCAGCGCCCGCACTACGCCTACCTGGGGACCGATGACGAAAGCTTTCACGAGACCGGCGAGCGATTGCAGAAAGAGGCCGGACCCGCCGGAAAGTTCACGCTCGAAATGATCCCCGGCGATCACTTTGACAGCTTTGAAGAAGCGATCCGACGCTATCTGGCGGTAGCCGAACAGGACGCCCCGGCCAAATAA
- a CDS encoding glutaredoxin family protein: MTDPDISHLSRLQIAGTGSLLLGMALLALNAIEEASGLSGMPRFWYHNRVFWWGLGATFVGVGTWLLGRLKQAEEYGPPDRWRPSLPGIRFKSVLLYTRVGCHLCDDAREILERHQRWLPRIVEADIDTDPRLVERYGTCVPVVVLDGKVRFRGRVPVELLRRLIEGTSALE, from the coding sequence ATGACCGATCCTGATATTTCCCATCTCTCCCGCCTGCAGATCGCCGGGACCGGCTCGTTGCTGCTCGGCATGGCGCTGCTCGCGCTCAACGCCATCGAAGAAGCCTCCGGCCTCTCGGGGATGCCCCGTTTCTGGTACCACAACCGGGTCTTCTGGTGGGGCCTGGGCGCCACCTTCGTCGGCGTCGGAACATGGCTCCTCGGCCGGCTGAAGCAGGCCGAAGAGTACGGTCCGCCCGACCGCTGGCGCCCCTCGCTGCCCGGCATCCGCTTCAAATCGGTGCTGCTCTACACCCGCGTCGGCTGCCACCTCTGCGACGATGCCCGCGAAATTCTCGAACGCCACCAGCGCTGGCTCCCCCGGATTGTGGAAGCCGACATCGACACCGACCCCCGCCTGGTCGAACGCTACGGCACCTGCGTTCCCGTCGTCGTCCTCGACGGCAAAGTGAGATTCCGCGGCCGAGTCCCGGTCGAACTCCTTCGCCGCCTGATTGAAGGAACGTCGGCGTTGGAGTGA
- a CDS encoding molybdopterin-containing oxidoreductase family protein, producing the protein MSATRQIVRGACPLDCPDTCSMLVTVEGDRAVAVRANPEHAMTHGVLCHKVSRYLERVYHPGRVATPLKRVGPKGRGDFVRISWDEALTEIARRYAEIAGSSAGPQAILPYSYCGTMGKIQGESLDRRFFHRLGASLLDRTICATAGAAGYAYTIGQRVGTDPEEVANSRYIVNWGSNTAVTNSHLWIRMVEARKRGAKIVTIDPYRCRTAERSDWHLRPRVGTDAALALGVMHVLFRHGLVDRDYLERYCLGVEPLRDRVLTDWSPAQTSAVCGLPADDIIRFANEYAANIPAMIRVNYGLQRHAGGGMAVRTIACLPALIGAWRHPAGGCLLSTSSAFALNTRGLQRPDLSPPGTRTVNMNQLAEALHGELAGPPVHALYVYNSNPAAVAPDQKRVLEGLRREDLFTVVHEQFLTDTADYADIVLPATTQLEHFDLHTTYGHYDIQVNSPSIPPFAEARCNTDVFRGLADRLGFERDVFQVADHELARTALWEDFSMPGKQVAQVPPTLRGITLDRLLEAGPLRLNLPKPYVPFADGEFRTPSGKCEFWSQQLADLGHDPLPTYIPPAESPESQPELAAKYPLQLLTPPTPHFMNSSFVELESLRKAAREPELEIHPDDATPRGIQTGQPVRVRNDRGTFQAAAIVGETVRPGVVVATGIWWHKLTAGVGNANLTTSTRLSDLAGGATFFDNLVEVEPISASTRL; encoded by the coding sequence ATGTCGGCAACACGTCAGATCGTCCGAGGCGCCTGCCCGCTCGACTGCCCCGACACTTGCTCCATGCTGGTGACGGTCGAAGGCGATCGGGCCGTCGCGGTGCGGGCGAATCCGGAGCACGCCATGACCCACGGCGTCCTCTGCCACAAAGTTTCGCGCTACCTCGAACGGGTCTACCACCCCGGCCGCGTGGCCACGCCCCTCAAGCGCGTCGGCCCCAAGGGCCGGGGCGATTTCGTCCGGATCTCCTGGGACGAGGCCCTGACCGAAATTGCCCGGCGATATGCCGAAATCGCCGGCAGCTCCGCTGGTCCCCAGGCGATCCTCCCCTACAGCTACTGCGGCACGATGGGGAAAATTCAGGGAGAAAGCCTCGATCGCCGGTTTTTCCACCGCCTGGGCGCGTCGCTCCTCGACCGCACCATCTGCGCGACCGCCGGCGCCGCCGGGTATGCGTATACGATCGGCCAACGGGTCGGGACCGATCCGGAAGAGGTTGCCAACAGCCGCTATATCGTGAACTGGGGCTCCAACACCGCCGTCACGAATTCCCACCTCTGGATTCGTATGGTGGAGGCCCGCAAACGCGGTGCGAAAATCGTCACCATCGACCCCTACCGCTGCCGGACCGCCGAACGGAGCGACTGGCACCTGCGGCCCCGCGTCGGCACCGACGCCGCCCTGGCCCTGGGCGTCATGCACGTCCTCTTCCGGCATGGCCTCGTCGATCGGGACTATCTCGAACGGTACTGCCTCGGCGTCGAACCCCTCCGCGATCGCGTCCTGACCGACTGGTCCCCCGCGCAGACTTCCGCTGTCTGCGGCCTCCCGGCGGACGACATTATCCGCTTCGCCAACGAGTACGCCGCGAACATTCCCGCGATGATCCGCGTCAACTACGGCCTCCAGCGCCACGCCGGCGGCGGCATGGCCGTTCGGACCATCGCCTGCCTCCCCGCTCTGATCGGCGCCTGGCGGCATCCCGCCGGCGGCTGTCTCCTCTCGACCAGCAGCGCGTTCGCCCTGAACACTCGCGGCCTGCAGCGTCCCGACCTGAGTCCCCCCGGCACGCGCACCGTCAACATGAACCAACTCGCCGAAGCCCTGCATGGCGAACTCGCTGGCCCCCCGGTCCATGCACTCTACGTCTACAACAGCAATCCCGCCGCGGTCGCTCCCGACCAGAAACGTGTCCTCGAGGGCCTGCGGCGCGAAGATCTCTTCACCGTCGTCCACGAGCAGTTTCTGACCGACACCGCCGACTACGCCGACATCGTCCTCCCCGCCACAACGCAGCTCGAACACTTCGATCTCCACACGACCTACGGGCACTACGACATCCAGGTCAATTCGCCGTCGATCCCCCCGTTCGCCGAGGCCCGCTGCAACACCGACGTCTTCCGCGGTCTGGCCGACCGACTGGGCTTCGAGCGGGACGTGTTTCAGGTCGCCGATCACGAACTGGCCCGCACCGCCCTCTGGGAAGATTTTTCGATGCCGGGGAAGCAGGTCGCTCAGGTCCCGCCGACACTTCGGGGGATCACGCTCGACCGCCTCCTGGAAGCCGGCCCGCTGCGGCTGAACCTCCCGAAGCCCTATGTTCCCTTTGCCGACGGGGAATTTCGCACCCCGAGCGGCAAGTGCGAGTTCTGGAGCCAGCAACTCGCCGACCTGGGCCACGATCCCCTGCCGACATACATTCCCCCGGCGGAATCGCCCGAATCTCAGCCCGAACTGGCGGCCAAGTATCCGCTGCAGCTCCTGACGCCCCCCACGCCGCACTTCATGAATTCCAGCTTCGTCGAGCTCGAATCGCTGCGCAAAGCCGCCCGCGAGCCCGAACTGGAAATCCACCCGGACGACGCCACCCCGCGCGGCATCCAGACCGGCCAGCCCGTCCGCGTGCGAAACGATCGGGGCACGTTTCAGGCTGCAGCGATCGTCGGCGAAACCGTCCGCCCCGGCGTCGTCGTCGCGACCGGCATCTGGTGGCACAAGCTGACGGCCGGCGTCGGAAACGCCAACCTCACCACCTCGACCCGTCTCTCCGACCTCGCCGGCGGCGCCACCTTCTTCGACAACCTCGTCGAAGTCGAGCCAATTTCCGCCAGCACACGTCTATAA